TGTCTACCCAGCTGATCAACAGATGCTTATTCATCAAGGGAATGTTCTAAAAAATGAGACGACACTCGAAGAGAACAAAGTTCTTGAGAACAATTTCATTGTTATAATGTTGTCCAAGGTACGCTTTGTGTTCACTGCTCTTGTGGTAGAGAGCTTAAAATTTTATGTTGACTTGCAATAAAAGATATGCTCAAATACATTCATTACAGATGCTTCTATTTGTTTGGATTTTTGTGTTATGTGTAATGGGAATGGCACCAGGACTTTTAAAACCTTACAATTCAGGTTTCTTAATACCAATTTGGACAAACCTTTCTGCAGAAGGGATCATCAAGTGCTGGTACTGCTAAGGCTCCCACAAGTCAGGTAGGCATACTAAGGAGTAACCGTTTTTCATATTTTGTTAGGCATTCTATACAGTTTCCAAATGAAACAATAAAACCAATAAACTAGTTGAACTTTTTCGTTTTATCCAGATTTTATGGATTTTTTGTTATACTATTTAAGGACAATTATGGTTGAATTGAAATTTGCTTTCTTATCTGTATCTTATGCTCTTGGTTGTATGTTTGAGTATTATTTTCGTGATACATAATGTCTGTGCCAACCATGTGTTTGGGAAAAACAAAACTGTTAACAAGGCAACGGTTTCACATTTTTGTACAGTGTTTTCATGTCCTGTGGTTATTTCCTGATACATCAATTCATTTTTCTTAATCCGCTATTGTGTGTTTTCTTTGGTAGTGTCCAGTTCAATTTAAACTGTATTCTCCTGCAGACCTCAGTTGATAGGGCGATTCCTGCCTCCCCTGCAACtcaaccaccagcagcagcaccagcacccATGTAAGTGTGCACTTATCTTTTGCAACCTAGAACGTTGAATTCTGATCATGTGGAACCAGGCTTTTCTTAATCAGGTTTCAAATGGTATTCTAGTTTTTTACTTCAATAATAACAACTGAGCTTGTCATTACTGTTTTGGAAATTAGTTCCTTGCAGTGATAATGTTTGATGCGGTTGATCCTCATGTACCTTGAGCCAGCCAATTAGTTTCTAGACTGTCATTGTATTAAGATTGGTAAATTGCACGAGCATTGTAATGATTTGAGGAATTTATTGCTATTGTGTCCGGAGGGATATTCTCACATGGGTTTCCTCCATTTTCTCAATTTACTCCCTGAACTTGTGAGTGTTGTCATCTTCATCCTTAATTCATGATGCTCTCCTAACTTTCCGTTTCAAGCGTATCTAGATCATCCTTGAATGTTTAAATGCGTGCCTCCTGCACTCATTTGACTTTTATATGCATGGTCATCAAGTCTTCCAATAGTTGATGGTTTCTGTTCTTTACCATGAGCAATGACTCCACATTGGAGGCTGCTTGTGATAGAGGTGCCTGCTATCTTGTCCATGAGCTTGTCAACGATCACTTCCCATTCTTTGGGTTGCATAGTGCCTGAAATACCCTGAGCTTACATGAATACCTCCACCTTAatgtgtactccctccgtcccatgaAGAGTGCAATTCTAGTTTTTTTAGACAGATTAGTGGTGGTGCGAAATGACATCCATGCCCTCATTTTTTGACTGCATGCAACTAACCAGACTTTTGGCATGTAAAACAGATCTGACCACTAAATTAGGCAATTGTCCAATTCCTAGAATTGCACTCTTttgtgggatttttttttcgaaTGCTAGGATTGCACTCTtcatgggatggagggagtagatgaTTAAGATGAGAGATGTTTATGCATTGCTGTCATGTCAATACCATATATGATACTTTCATAATTTATCAACCTATTCACCTGATGCTATCAGCGAAAGAAAAATACCTACTACTGGAAGAGTTGCAGTAGAGAAATAAGTGTTTTTCCATGGCAGAATAGTGAATAGAGTTCAAATGAATGTCAGAAAGAGAACTTTCTCTTTAACTGTGTTCTTATTGAATTGTTTGCTGGTGGTTGTTATTGATAGATGTTTTGTTACTAGCTGACTAATTCATTTTGGTGCCTATTGAAACAGTGTGCCTGTTAGTGCACCTGCCCCAACTGCAGCAGCTGGTCCAGCTCCAACCTCTACGGCAATGTAAGTTTTACATATTTCCTTTTAACTTTTGATTTCTGATAAATTTCCCAGTTAATTTCTCACTTTATTTGTTAATTGGCAAGACATCAGTTTTCCTAGTTAACTTCCAACTTTTATTTGTTGATTGACAAAACATGAAATGGCAGTATAAAGTTTTGATGCGATTTTATCAACAGCACTGAAGCGGATCCTTATGGTCAAGCTGCGTCAAACCTTGTTGCTGGTGGCAATCTAGAAGCAACTATACAGTCTATTCTTGAAATGGGTGGAGGCGCATGGGACCGTGACACTGTTGTGCGGGCTCTTCGGGCTGCATATAACAACCCAGAGCGTGCTGTTGAATATTTATATTCTGTAAGGACGATGTCGCTTTTTCCcacaattttgatttttttacttCATTGTTGTAGTTCCTGGATGAGTTCTTAGTTTGTCGGGACCTATTAAATGAATGGAGAATTAGCGCTTGTTATTAGTTTGTGCATAAGCTCCCTTTTATAAGAAATATATTTTCTCCCCCAATTTTCTTCCAAAATATAATGTGTTTATGTGACTAATGACTGTCCTCTCCTCAGCATTGATCAGCAAACCATTATGTTAACTATTCTCTTGCTTTTCCACCAAGCAAAATAACATGGCTTAACTCTAACAACTTAATACAAAGTTCCTCGAGTAACTTCAATAAGGTTCTTGTTTATTTGACGTTCTTCGAAATTATGGACAACGGTATATGTAGGCTGTAGCAATGTTTTCTGACTTCTTAAAACTGATCCCAGGATACTGTCTTGTTCTGGCATGATTTTAGTATGGTATATTTTCAATTGTCATCTACTCTAATTTCAGCGCCACTGTGATTTAGGGGGTTCCTGAGCAGGAAGAGGCCCCTGCTGTTACTGCTGCTGCACCAGCTCCTGCAAGCGGCCAACCTGCTGATCCAGTTCAGGCTCCAGAGTCAGCTCAACCTGCAATTCCATCTTCTGGACCCAATGCTAATCCCTTGGACCTGTTTCCTCAGgttccctccctcccccttcctccttccctccctaaCCCAGTAACCCTTCCTCTTCCCTTGTCTCTAACTTGTGTTGAATTTGTCTGCAGGCCCTTCTGAATGCTTCTTCAAATGCTGCTGGTGGTGAAAATCTCGATGTTCTGCGAAATAATACACAGTTCAGGGGTTTGCTTTCCTTGGTGCAGGCCAACCCTCAAATTTTGCAGGTTTTTTATGTTCCACTTAATCTTTCTGTTCTAGTTTTCTATTCCATAAGCCATCTTCATTGATACAAAATCATTGCAGCCTTTGCTTCAAGAACTAGGGAAACAAAATCCCCAGATTATGCAGCTGATTCAGGAAAACCAAGCAGAGTTCCTGCGTTTGATCAATGAACCTGCAGAGGGAGCTGAAGGGTATGGATTTAGCATCTATTGATGCTACTATATATCCGGTGAAGTTTGTGTTCTGTGTTTGACACTCTTGACATCTTGAACCAGGAGTTTGCTAGATCAGTTTGCTGATGCTGAAATGCCTCAAACAATAGCAGTGACTCCTGAGGAGAATGAAGCTATACAACGGGTAAGGCACCTGGATCCTTGATTCATTCAATTCCACTATGAGTGTGTATCTGCACTTTATTAGTGATTGGTTTATGGCTGTTGTGCACATGTAACATTGTCGTGTTTACTACTTGTGCAGCTTGAACAAATGGGCTTCGACCGCGATCTGGTTCTAGAGGTTTTCTTTGCCTGCAACAAGGATGAACAGATGGCAGCCAACTATCTGTTGGACCATATGAATGACTTTGACGAAGCTCAGCAATAGGGTGTCAGATGGCTTGAAGTACATGGTGGCTGATGATGCGATTTAATTCAGAATGCAGCATCAGTGTTTTGAAGGCTGATTACCCCAATTTAGGATCGGGTTAAGACATATTTTGAGTTTCGcaatcatcttttttttttcctgtttgGGATTTATGCTCAGTGCGAGATATAGCTAGGTGTTACAGTGTCGACGGTACCGTTGGGTAACTGAATCTGATGTTATAGGTTAAGAATCGAGTGTGTTCTGCTCTTGTTTGTCAATGCTTGAGCCGGCAGATGATCGAGGGTTGCTAATCGTTTCTGCTGTGGTAGGTTGCTGCGACTTGTTGGCACTTGGCAGGCTGAAGCGGAAGCACTAGCTGACCTTTGTTGCTTTAATTCGCAGAAGGATAGGTGCACCCAGTCAGGTAGGCCGATCAGTCGATGGTTATTACTAAAAGTGTGCTAACCTGCGGGCTGCGGTGAATCCAGCTGAAGCATTGCAGCACCACTGATGCAAGGTGGAGAACAGGAGAAGGAAGAGTGTCCGTTGCATTGCGAAAGACATGATGGCCTCGCGTCATCTAGAGATAGCCTTTGTCATCCAGTTCTCCATCCTTCCCAGATGCCATGGGCAACTAACAAAACCCATACGGCATAATTTACTCAATTCGGCTAGTTTTGGCCCTCCATTCCAATACTGCGTGGACTCAGATATTGGCGACTGTGGCAGCAGCTCTTTTGCCCAATACAGCAGCAGCCGGCACCCGGCAAAGAGCGCCTGGTGCGTCTCTTTtgatagggatgaaaacggtcagAAACAATTGGCGAAAGACTTACCATTTtcacttttatatttttttatcggAAATGAAAGCGGTACGGTATTTTCGGAAACAGAAATGATGCCGGTATTCCGGTAATTTCGAAAACGGAAATATAGGGTCGAGAACACATCGATAACGGTCGAAACTCATCAAAACGATATTTAAAAACGATAAACATATCAAACAATAGAGCATAATATTAACTATATGACTTGACACATCTCATATGCAAGTAGTAAAGATTCGATTAAGATATTAATCCAAATATCGAACCAATTCGTGATAACTGACACATAGTAGCATGCAAGATGGCATGGCACAAAGTTGCATACGGCACAAGTGACATAGTCATAAATAATCATTAACCAAATTCAAATAGAGACTTAAATATAGACTAGCATGCCATTAAGAATAGTGCTAGTGCAGGGCCACATGCTGCCTATGCCTACAGCTGAACCTCCGCGAGCTATTGGACCGGGAAAAGCATGTGTTGGACTGGACTTCAAATACGGTAATACTGGCGGTAAATTACCGGATAAATACGGTAATTTTCGAAAACGGTCAGTAGATGCTGAAATCGTTTTCGCTTTCAGTTTCGGATAAAAATACCACTTTCGTTTTCGTATTTTCGGTAGCCGTTTTCATTTTCGTTTACACCAGAATTTCGGTAAAATCTCGAAAACGATTCCCGGTAATCAAAAATTTTCATTTTCGTGGGCCGTAGTGGAGGTGGAGTTAACAGGCTGTCTGCTGGTGAGTTAAAGGACGCGGCCTTCGTATTTGTGTGTAGTTGTAGGTCTGATTGTACACGTGTGGTGTGAGTGTGGTGTGCGTGTGTAGGGTGGTGCGTGCGTGTATGAACAGATACTACAGCTATACCCAAATGAGAGGCGTAAAAAAAACAAGCTGTTTCAGGCCTGATTTTGAAATCCATGCCAAGTTAACAGACTGTTTCAGGCCTGATTTTGACATCTGTGCCAGGTTGAGCTGCCCACCGGGCCGTGGTGACGGCCCAGGCACGTACCGTGCCCACGGAGTACTAGGCCGGACGAAAAAAAATCATGCCTTGTGCTGGGTGATTGGGCTTTTTTCTACATACTGCTTACGTTGCTATGAGTAATATAGTAGATCTACATAATATCACCAATTTTATATTCGTTCACTTCGTGTACATGCCATGTTATGATCATACGGGGCATTGGTTGTTCGGGATCCGATCAGGATTTCGATTGATTTGTATGAGTTCCGATTATGATTCTGATTGATTTGTCCGAATTTCAATTAGGATTTCGATTGACAAAAGACTAGTCAGACTCGCATATGGGATGAACTAAGGCTCACATGTCAATGACACAAGAtggaccaaaccaaaaatttaggtgAAAACTTTACTGactttagaaataggtatagatATACTAATTTGGTGGAAAAGCTTTTGATTCTGATTCGAGGAAGAATGTGGTCCAATGGCTAATGGTACTAATGGTGTAAAACGACACCATCCATACCAATCCATCCTATTCTTTGTagtgcaaaaaaagaaaaaaaagggtaaCCCCCTTCCAGCTAACCACACACGAGATGGATCCATTTCATTCCAAAAGTCAGGGATGGGTCCACCCTGTTAGGTTTGATCTCGGGACGAACTCAGCCCAACGGCAGAGTCCGACTCGGTCTTCCccctcgcgccctgatcgggggcatCCAACCCACTATGGTTGGAGGGGCCCGTCACACTGCTCTATAAAAGAAAGGTGGGGGCCGCAGGGGCACGCACGCCAAAGTTCGCCATGCTCCCCAAAACCCACCGACAAAACCCTAACCGATCTAGAGAGTGCGCAGCCAGCGACGGGAAGAACCCCGCCGACATCCTTGGAGTcgactgcgccgccgccgtcacttCTGCCCTAccgtcgccgccaccatccTCGACGCCGTTGCGCCGGCCTCGATGTCTCTGCACcgctcgtcgccgcctttgagcgAATCTCCATCACCGAACCCGAGATGGCAGGCTCGAGCTCCGCCTCTAGTGGTGGCGAAGGTCCTCtaccccctctctctctgtgtgtatATGTTGTAGATCAAGGACTCTTGTACTCAGAACAAAGGAAAGATGAATGAAATCCTCTCAATCTGTGCACTGTGTGATCCTAAAAATCTAATAATGGTATCAGTCGCCTACACTAGTGTAGATCGAGTTGGGAAAGGTTGGATTCATTTTGAATCGAAAGAAACAGAGAGCAAGAACACCGATCTCGAATCAGAAAAGTCACAGAAACCATCGATTTGGATTCAAATCGGTCAAAGAAACACAGAACTCGATTTGAATCGAATCGAGAAAtgtcaaaccctaaccctaaagaAGAAAGGGCTGCGGGTCTTACTTGCAGTCACCACCGTCGACACCCACGGCACCGCTAACTGGTGCGCGGCACAGACCCGACCTCCGCGTGCGCGCGGGTTCGGAAAGGGCACCACCGCCAGCCCGCTCGATGGCAGCGTGGTCCCGACAGGgtgagcgcgcgcgccggcgaagggggcggcggcggcgccaccgtcTCCTCCGGCAAGCCACAGCTCGGGCCGCCGCCACTCGAAGCGAGAGAAACGGGGGATGAGAGGGAAATggtgctagggttttgggggaaCCGGCCGCCGGCCATTTTGTTCCTCCGAGAAGATCGCCCAGCCGTTCAATCGGCTTGGACGGCCGAGATCGCTCCGGTGCTGATTGGGCCGGCTTTCGGCCCAAGAGGGCGAAGGGGACGCGCCGTGGCGGGCCGAATTGGCGGCCTGTCTATCGACTGTCGGGCCGCGAGCCTAGGCGGGCGCGGATCGCTCTGATCCGGGCCAAAAGGCCTTCTGGGCCGCGAGCACAGTCACAGTTTCTTTACGAATTTCATCTTTATTCAGAAGCATTTCTTTATTATTTTGTGAATAGTtttgatctctattcaaatttgaaccaacgagataattTGTCTTAGAGAACAATAAAGTTTTACAGTCATATTGCTTCTGAGTAAATGTGATATTCATGTTTCCACTGCAAAAAGTTTAAAGTCATTTGCTCTCTAATTTAATTTGAACCAACGTGACAATTAAATTGAAGAGCATGTTTAAAGAGTTTACTTGAAAAGTTAATTatagtattgttattttctgaccaatgtTGTTAATAGTAGTATTATAGTTTTTTTGTATGGTTATTTGCCgttatttctatttctgcccaacgatgatatagatttaattgcataaacagttgtatgtgttaattttgaccaacgttggaaGTAATTCATGCAATTGTTATTGTTGTATTCTTACTTTCCTTGTCATTTCAGGAGGGATGTACTTGATGACCTGCATCAAGGATGTCCCAACTCTCAAAGGTGACAACTATGGAGAATGGCGCAAGAAGGTTGACCTAGCCTTCATTTGCGCAGAGGTGGACCGGGTTCTCTATGAACCTAAGCCCAAAGAGCCACCTGCGCCAGTCAGGGCGACAGAGGACAGTGATGCTGAATGGCAGAAAAAACAGATGGACTGTACTCTCTTAAAGATGTCTTATGACTTAGACAGCAAAAAATGGGGGAATGCCAACAAGAAATGTATGGTATTCCTAAAGAACACGATTGAGCCTGCAATAGTGGGCTCAATCGTAGAGTGTGACTCCGCCAGAGGTTACCTTGAGAGAATACAGAGCCAGTTCactggttcttcaaagacttatgcAACCATGCTAATAAAATAGCTGGTCACATAAAGGTACCATGGTGGAAACATGGGCATAAGAGAGCACATACTAAGGATGAGCAACATGAATGCTAAGCTCAAACCTATGGAGTTGGATCTTCCAGAGAAGTTCTTTGTCCATCTAGTTTTTGCTTCCCTGCCAgatgttggcggtcgatatcgatgattttTGCCGCCAACGCTCTGCCTAATTTCATGAAACATAGGTCATAATCATGCCATAAtcattattactaatgagttccacaagttttggtgcatatttgatctcaggaacaacatattcaaaattgacccaaaacagacactgtttggaccggaaggcccgaatccggccgaccggcatactttctatggaatcttggcatgtgattttaccagtatcatccagagggagaaatcaagccATTTCAATGGGTAGTTTCCCAAAATGCACTAGTTGGAATCGGAAGGCTTGAACCCTTAGGCAAAACGGAGGAATTCTGTGCCATGATCAGAGCACAAGATAACTACCCATCCAGGAGTGATCTCCAGTCGTTGAGGAGCGtgtcggtgcaacggagggccgaaATCCCTCCAAAGCTAGGCCGCCCGGTCTAGTTTAGGCTGCCCGGCCCAAAGAACATCGGTTTGACGAACGGCCTTTTGCACCGACCTCCAGGGAGCATCAGGAGCGTCGAATCGAAGGCGGTGGACAGATGGCATGactcctaggccggtcggcctaggggaggctggccggcctgacTTTGTCATGCCATGTGTCCAGCCTTTGCGTGTAAGTTACGATGCCGACCTCCTTGCGTGAAGTGTAGGCGACCTCATGATAACCGCCTTGGaagcactataaaagggagccTCCATCCCTCATTCAAGACACACCATTTGGAGAAGAGAAGAGTCCCAAGCAAGATGTAGTCCcacttagtagaatagggataGTGTGAGGTGAGAATCTTGGCAAAACCAAAGTGAAGGAGCGGTGCCGAGTTCTCTCGGccttactccacttttgtaagccacctcagaggaatgaagcatcttcggagtgaagttcctcgtctctcgtcggtatctcgctagtctttcttttttacttcagttacttgtttactttctgtctttgatctgcgggatccctagtctgcataagtagcaagttctacttatttgagagtgctTTCTGTCTTGCCGGTAGGCAGGAATACGTAACTCAATAGTGTTAGGCATGGtgcctagacttggttagttacatagggttgtgttccaccccacggtaccgcagtggtaggcggcaggtggtgacagccctgtccgtcctttgtagtccaccacgttcgggtgttttcatagcagtaggattgccaaaagtatgttgggccccttctcacccctgtctgaGCCCTTTGCTTAGGCCGCCAAAGCAGATCAGGATAGTTTAGTTGCAAGTCTTCTGGGTAATGAGTTGGCTAACCGACGTTAGACCCTGTGCCCACTTACCTCTCTTCCCCTGGTGGGTCcggttgaactagttctaggtcTGGTCATGCTTTATCGTTCCCcgtggattcgataccctggaatactccaaggtgaaagctacatcggtctctgtgcgcttgcgaaGTAATTCATTTAGGTTAAGgagtaccaacaagctttctggcgccgttgccggggaacggtagcaacactagtCTAGAATCATTCAGCTGTACACCTTTCCGCCCATCCACATGGAGTTCTActcctagttatccggcagTTCCATCCCACGAGTTTTTGGAATGGCCACCACCCTACCATCCCCTTATCTGATGGTTACGAGACCAGTCCCAGTCTCGCAGCCATGGTTCGCGCATAGTCCTTCTCGATGAGAAAAGACTAGTATCCCTATCCTCACCTGCTAGAATTCAACCATACGCGGTTCGAACCAAAACACCTTACGGTGAAGCTCTTCCCATTCTCTCTGACGGGCGAAGCGAAAGTTTGGTACGACCATACGGCAGGGAGAGCCGAAGGAGATTGGATCAAGTTGATGGATGAATTTTTGCTTCCTTGCTACCAAAGTGTTCACACTTGGAACAACGTGGGAAAGATCTTTGCTAATGGCAAAATCTGGGACACCTCATCGTATTCCGGAAGATGCTGAAGCAACATTTCATTGGTTTTTGGAGCCACTCTTCCACCCAAACCAACTGACCACTCTATCAGCTACATCCTCTCACCTCCACCACCCATAGTGCAAATTACCGAACCAATCAAGTCCACAGATCAAGAGCCACTCTTTGATGATATGCCAATGCTCATCATGACCTCGGCCATGTTTCTAACATGCCAAAGGAGCATAAGTGCATATGCTCAAGATCTGAGGCATTCATTCCAGATGCTACATCACAGATTGAGGGTCTTACTGTGATCACTAGCAAGGAATGGATAGAGGGAGCGGAATTCAATTCCTGAAAACTCGTGTCCTTCTCTCGTAAGCACAAGAGATTTTCTACAATCCGAAGGAACTCGTGTCCTTCTCTCGTAAGCACCTGAAGTGGATCGACGGCTAGATGATGGAAAGTAAGGAGATTTTCCCTGCTATGTCCCTGAAGGTGGGGCGTAACAAGATCTTTCTAGATttccacatcttcgatatccCTGAAGGTGATAAGTTCT
The Panicum virgatum strain AP13 chromosome 6N, P.virgatum_v5, whole genome shotgun sequence genome window above contains:
- the LOC120678900 gene encoding probable ubiquitin receptor RAD23; amino-acid sequence: MKVSIKTLKGSSFEIEMDPSSKVADVKKLIETTQGQNVYPADQQMLIHQGNVLKNETTLEENKVLENNFIVIMLSKKGSSSAGTAKAPTSQTSVDRAIPASPATQPPAAAPAPIVPVSAPAPTAAAGPAPTSTAITEADPYGQAASNLVAGGNLEATIQSILEMGGGAWDRDTVVRALRAAYNNPERAVEYLYSGVPEQEEAPAVTAAAPAPASGQPADPVQAPESAQPAIPSSGPNANPLDLFPQALLNASSNAAGGENLDVLRNNTQFRGLLSLVQANPQILQPLLQELGKQNPQIMQLIQENQAEFLRLINEPAEGAEGSLLDQFADAEMPQTIAVTPEENEAIQRLEQMGFDRDLVLEVFFACNKDEQMAANYLLDHMNDFDEAQQ